Proteins co-encoded in one Aethina tumida isolate Nest 87 chromosome 7, icAetTumi1.1, whole genome shotgun sequence genomic window:
- the LOC109598414 gene encoding disheveled-associated activator of morphogenesis 1 isoform X1: MCSKEQISEIMDKIHNGLPKCSLKLPGWDNISGALPRLHIPAMPAVRSKRGWCGCLQDDEPPEITYCVVENTGTLTLQAITPTQPMPSQEELDAKFAELVEELDLTAPNKAAMMSLPPQKKWQIYCSRKGGDDTVDQAHAPEHYIERLQTLATVSLHQFTGFTNNHLYLQLQYPETNVEEEVRSRTKQIDGLKTALRTSTHSFVIKFIDLDGLPALLDCLERMDYFTAQSSIHTSLIGCVKALMNNSTGRAHVLAHPTSINTIAQSLSSENIKTKIAVLEILGAVCLVSGGHKKVLDAMLHYQKYAFERTRFLGIINDLDRSTGVYRDEVNLKTAIMSFVNAVLNYGLGQENLEFRLHLRYEFLMLGIQPVIDKLRGHENETLNRHLDFFEMVRNEDEKELARKFEQEHVDTKSASAMFDLIRRKLSHTAAYPHLLSLLEHCLLIPLDYGSHPQHWLLFDRIVQQIVLQQNEKSTIKDLDVCPININVKEIVHLLAKEEELVAARKKAEELEKENTDMSNRLAKKEQELDQRTQEKEDIESSLSRIKERLEKETAAHIETRQRMSELEYRAAELDRQINCERGERFRLERLVSSGNIPDDAKVIGLKSGVDVNNVDFKPEFVAPPPPPPLAPPPPPMAPGPPPPPCAPMAPAIEPHKIEMVKKNVPQPSNPLKSFNWSKIPDVKLNGTIWSELDDTKLYNAMELECIDKLFCAYQKSGVANEGSIEDLSKLGKNRSKVLSVIDGRRAQNCTILLSKLKMSDEEITKAILSMDSKEQLPIDMVEQLLKFTPSPEEAALLEEHSDEIESLARADRFLYEISKVPHYEQRLRSLHYKKRFQLTLNEITPRITNVMEASREVSRSRRLRRLLEIVLALGNYMNRGARGNASGFRLTSLNRLADTKSSANKGTTLLHYLIQILEKKFKDIMRLDEDIPHVREASKVSLAELNKDMAHLRAGLRDVTKEIEFHRTQSPTANDKFVPVMREFQATATCRLAEIEDLYQDMKTRFERAARLFGEDATNAQPDEFFGIFDAFLVSFMEAKQDNENMRKRQEEEEKRAKQEAELKKLTLERKHSREGILSSINKTVNLKNGESPKGEFDDLISALRTGDVFGEDMAKFKRSRKSRVTTGNSPPRRNSVNREDSRERVVTAGRRQQK, encoded by the exons ggGCTTCCGAAGTGTTCCCTTAAACTTCCTGGGTGGGACAACATATCTGGCGCCCTGCCGCGTCTGCACATTCCAGCCATGCCAGCCGTGCGATCAAAGCGCGGTTGGTGCGGCTGTCTTCAA GATGATGAACCACCCGAAATTACTTATTGCGTCGTCGAGAACACCGGAACGCTCACCCTCCAAGCCATCACGCCAACACAACCGATGCCTTCGCAGGAGGAACTCGACGCCAAATTTGCCGAACTTGTG GAGGAACTTGACCTGACAGCACCAAACAAAGCAGCAATGATGAGCCTTCCTCCTCAGAAAAAATGGCAAATCTATTGCTCAAGAAAGGGCGGAGATGACACCGTGGACCAAGCCCATGCTCCAGAACACTACATCGAAAGACTGCAAACCTTAGCAACTGTAAGTCTTCACCAATTCACAGGTTTTACCAATAACCATTTGTATTTGCAGCTCCAGTATCCGGAAACCAACGTGGAGGAAGAAGTCAGAAGTCGGACGAAGCAGATCGACGGACTGAAAACGGCACTAAGAACCTCAACGCACAGTTTCGTCATCAAATTCATTGACCTCGACGGCCTACCCGCACTCCTCGACTGTCTGGAACGCATGGACTACTTCACAGCCCAAAGTTCCATCCACACCAGCCTCATCGGATGCGTCAAAGCTCTGATGAACAACTCT ACTGGAAGAGCTCATGTATTGGCCCACCCGACCAGCATCAACACCATAGCTCAGTCGCTGAGCAGCGAGAACATAAAAACCAAAATCGCCGTCCTGGAAATCCTGGGGGCGGTATGTCTAGTCTCAGGCGGTCACAAGAAAGTATTGGACGCCATGCTCCACTACCAAAAGTACGCCTTCGAACGCACCAGATTCCTGGGCATCATCAACGACCTGGACCGATCCACCGGCGTCTACAGAGACGAGGTCAACCTAAAAACCGCCATCATGTCCTTCGTGAACGCCGTCCTCAACTACGGCCTAGGCCAAGAGAATTTAGAGTTCAGACTGCACCTGCGTTACGAGTTTCTGATGTTGGGCATCCAACCGGTGATCGACAAGTTGCGGGGACACGAGAACGAGACCCTGAACCGTCACTTGGACTTCTTCGAGATGGTACGGAACGAAGATGAAAAAGAGCTGGCCAGGAAATTCGAGCAGGAACACGTGGACACGAAGAGTGCTTCGGCAATGTTCGATTTGATAAGGCGAAAATTGAGTCACACCGCCGCCTATCCGCATTTGCTTTCACTCTTGGAACACTGCCTGCTAATCCCCTTGGATTACGGATCTCATCCTCAACATTGGCTGTTGTTTGACAGGATAGTACAGCAAATCGTTTTGCAACAAAACGAAAAGTCCACCATCAAAGACTTGGATGTCTGTCCTATTAACATCAATGTGAAGGAAATCGTGCACTTGTTGGCCAAAGAGGAGGAACTGGTGGCGGCCAGGAAGAAGGCGGAAGAGTTGGAGAAGGAGAACACGGATATGTCGAATAGGTTGGCGAAGAAAGAGCAGGAACTGGATCAAAGAACGCAGGAGAAGGAAGACATCGAATCCAGTTTATCAAGAATAAAGGAAAGGTTGGAGAAGGAGACTGCTGCCCACATCGAGACAAGACAaag gatGTCCGAACTAGAGTACCGTGCGGCAGAGCTGGACAGACAAATCAACTGCGAAAGGGGCGAACGATTCCGCCTCGAACGTCTCGTCAGCTCGGGCAACATCCCTGACGACGCCAAAGTCATTGGTCTGAAGTCCGGCGTCGACGTGAACAACGTGGACTTCAAACCCGAGTTCGTGGCTCCACCACCGCCACCACCATTAGCACCACCACCGCCACCGATGGCTCCCGGACCACCGCCGCCGCCGTGCGCCCCGATGGCGCCGGCAATCGAGCCTCACAAGATCGAAATGGTGAAGAAGAACGTGCCTCAACCCTCGAACCCGTTGAAATCGTTCAACTGGAGTAAGATTCCGGACGTCAAGTTGAACGGTACCATTTGGAGCGAACTGGATGACACCAAGCTGTACAATGCCATGGAGTTGGAGTGCATTGATAAGTTGTTCTGTGCATATCAAAAGAGCGGAGTTGCG AATGAGGGTTCAATCGAGGACCTGAGCAAGCTCGGCAAAAATCGCAGTAAAGTTCTCTCTGTAATTGACGGCAGACGAGCCCAAAACTGCACCATTTTACTGTCCAAATTGAAGATGTCCGATGAAGAAATTACCAAAGCAATCCTCAGCATGGATAGCAAAGAGCAATTACCAATCGATATGGTAGAACAGTTACTAAAATTCACACCTAGTCCCGAAGAAGCTGCTCTTCTAGAAGAACACAGCGACGAAATCGAATCCCTGGCGAGAGCCGACAGATTCTTATACGAAATATCAAA AGTACCTCATTATGAACAACGGTTGAGGAGCTTACATTACAAGAAGCGTTTCCAACTGACCCTTAACGAAATCACGCCACGCATTACCAACGTCATGGAAGCCTCAAGGGAGGTCTCCAGATCACGACGTCTGAGAAGACTTTTGGAAATCGTCTTAGCGCTGGGAAATTACATGAACCGCGGCGCCAGAGGAAACGCTTCCGGCTTCCGACTGACTTCTTTGAACAGATTGGCCGACACCAAATCCAGCGCCAACAAAGGAACGACCCTGCTGCATTATCTTATCCAGATTTTGGAAAAGAAGTTCAAGGACATCATGAGACTCGACGAGGATATTCCACACGTCCGCGAGGCTTCTAAAGTATCGTTGGCCGAGCTCAACAAGGATATGGCGCATCTCAGGGCCGGTTTGAGGGACGTCACTAAGGAAATCGAGTTCCACAGAACCCAAAGTCCAACTGCTAACGACAAGTTCGTACCGGTAATGCGCGAGTTCCAGGCAACTGCCACGTGCAGATTGGCCGAGATCGAAGATCTCTACCAAGACATGaag ACGAGATTTGAACGTGCAGCCAGGCTATTCGGGGAGGACGCCACAAACGCCCAACCAGACGAGTTCTTCGGAATCTTCGATGCTTTCCTTGTCTCCTTCATGGAGGCCAAGCAGGATAACGAGAACATGAGGAAGCGCCAGGAGGAGGAAGAGAAACGCGCTAAGCAGGAGGCCGAACTCAAAAAATTGACGTTGGAAAGGAAGCACAGTCGCGAAGGAATTCTGTCCTCCATTAACAAAACTGTTAACTTGAAGAATGGGGAGAGTCCAAAGGGAGAGTTCGATGACTTGATTTCGGCGTTGAGAACTGGAGACGTCTTCGGAGAGGATATGGCCAAATTCAAGAGGTCGAGGAAGAGCAGGGTTACGACTGGAAATTCGCCTCCGAGGAGGAATTCCGTCAACAGGGAGGATAGTAGGGAAAGGGTTGTCACAGCCGGAAGACGACAACAAAAGTAA
- the LOC109598414 gene encoding disheveled-associated activator of morphogenesis 1 isoform X2, with translation MCSKEQISEIMDKIHNGLPKCSLKLPGWDNISGALPRLHIPAMPAVRSKRGWCGCLQDDEPPEITYCVVENTGTLTLQAITPTQPMPSQEELDAKFAELVEELDLTAPNKAAMMSLPPQKKWQIYCSRKGGDDTVDQAHAPEHYIERLQTLATLQYPETNVEEEVRSRTKQIDGLKTALRTSTHSFVIKFIDLDGLPALLDCLERMDYFTAQSSIHTSLIGCVKALMNNSTGRAHVLAHPTSINTIAQSLSSENIKTKIAVLEILGAVCLVSGGHKKVLDAMLHYQKYAFERTRFLGIINDLDRSTGVYRDEVNLKTAIMSFVNAVLNYGLGQENLEFRLHLRYEFLMLGIQPVIDKLRGHENETLNRHLDFFEMVRNEDEKELARKFEQEHVDTKSASAMFDLIRRKLSHTAAYPHLLSLLEHCLLIPLDYGSHPQHWLLFDRIVQQIVLQQNEKSTIKDLDVCPININVKEIVHLLAKEEELVAARKKAEELEKENTDMSNRLAKKEQELDQRTQEKEDIESSLSRIKERLEKETAAHIETRQRMSELEYRAAELDRQINCERGERFRLERLVSSGNIPDDAKVIGLKSGVDVNNVDFKPEFVAPPPPPPLAPPPPPMAPGPPPPPCAPMAPAIEPHKIEMVKKNVPQPSNPLKSFNWSKIPDVKLNGTIWSELDDTKLYNAMELECIDKLFCAYQKSGVANEGSIEDLSKLGKNRSKVLSVIDGRRAQNCTILLSKLKMSDEEITKAILSMDSKEQLPIDMVEQLLKFTPSPEEAALLEEHSDEIESLARADRFLYEISKVPHYEQRLRSLHYKKRFQLTLNEITPRITNVMEASREVSRSRRLRRLLEIVLALGNYMNRGARGNASGFRLTSLNRLADTKSSANKGTTLLHYLIQILEKKFKDIMRLDEDIPHVREASKVSLAELNKDMAHLRAGLRDVTKEIEFHRTQSPTANDKFVPVMREFQATATCRLAEIEDLYQDMKTRFERAARLFGEDATNAQPDEFFGIFDAFLVSFMEAKQDNENMRKRQEEEEKRAKQEAELKKLTLERKHSREGILSSINKTVNLKNGESPKGEFDDLISALRTGDVFGEDMAKFKRSRKSRVTTGNSPPRRNSVNREDSRERVVTAGRRQQK, from the exons ggGCTTCCGAAGTGTTCCCTTAAACTTCCTGGGTGGGACAACATATCTGGCGCCCTGCCGCGTCTGCACATTCCAGCCATGCCAGCCGTGCGATCAAAGCGCGGTTGGTGCGGCTGTCTTCAA GATGATGAACCACCCGAAATTACTTATTGCGTCGTCGAGAACACCGGAACGCTCACCCTCCAAGCCATCACGCCAACACAACCGATGCCTTCGCAGGAGGAACTCGACGCCAAATTTGCCGAACTTGTG GAGGAACTTGACCTGACAGCACCAAACAAAGCAGCAATGATGAGCCTTCCTCCTCAGAAAAAATGGCAAATCTATTGCTCAAGAAAGGGCGGAGATGACACCGTGGACCAAGCCCATGCTCCAGAACACTACATCGAAAGACTGCAAACCTTAGCAACT CTCCAGTATCCGGAAACCAACGTGGAGGAAGAAGTCAGAAGTCGGACGAAGCAGATCGACGGACTGAAAACGGCACTAAGAACCTCAACGCACAGTTTCGTCATCAAATTCATTGACCTCGACGGCCTACCCGCACTCCTCGACTGTCTGGAACGCATGGACTACTTCACAGCCCAAAGTTCCATCCACACCAGCCTCATCGGATGCGTCAAAGCTCTGATGAACAACTCT ACTGGAAGAGCTCATGTATTGGCCCACCCGACCAGCATCAACACCATAGCTCAGTCGCTGAGCAGCGAGAACATAAAAACCAAAATCGCCGTCCTGGAAATCCTGGGGGCGGTATGTCTAGTCTCAGGCGGTCACAAGAAAGTATTGGACGCCATGCTCCACTACCAAAAGTACGCCTTCGAACGCACCAGATTCCTGGGCATCATCAACGACCTGGACCGATCCACCGGCGTCTACAGAGACGAGGTCAACCTAAAAACCGCCATCATGTCCTTCGTGAACGCCGTCCTCAACTACGGCCTAGGCCAAGAGAATTTAGAGTTCAGACTGCACCTGCGTTACGAGTTTCTGATGTTGGGCATCCAACCGGTGATCGACAAGTTGCGGGGACACGAGAACGAGACCCTGAACCGTCACTTGGACTTCTTCGAGATGGTACGGAACGAAGATGAAAAAGAGCTGGCCAGGAAATTCGAGCAGGAACACGTGGACACGAAGAGTGCTTCGGCAATGTTCGATTTGATAAGGCGAAAATTGAGTCACACCGCCGCCTATCCGCATTTGCTTTCACTCTTGGAACACTGCCTGCTAATCCCCTTGGATTACGGATCTCATCCTCAACATTGGCTGTTGTTTGACAGGATAGTACAGCAAATCGTTTTGCAACAAAACGAAAAGTCCACCATCAAAGACTTGGATGTCTGTCCTATTAACATCAATGTGAAGGAAATCGTGCACTTGTTGGCCAAAGAGGAGGAACTGGTGGCGGCCAGGAAGAAGGCGGAAGAGTTGGAGAAGGAGAACACGGATATGTCGAATAGGTTGGCGAAGAAAGAGCAGGAACTGGATCAAAGAACGCAGGAGAAGGAAGACATCGAATCCAGTTTATCAAGAATAAAGGAAAGGTTGGAGAAGGAGACTGCTGCCCACATCGAGACAAGACAaag gatGTCCGAACTAGAGTACCGTGCGGCAGAGCTGGACAGACAAATCAACTGCGAAAGGGGCGAACGATTCCGCCTCGAACGTCTCGTCAGCTCGGGCAACATCCCTGACGACGCCAAAGTCATTGGTCTGAAGTCCGGCGTCGACGTGAACAACGTGGACTTCAAACCCGAGTTCGTGGCTCCACCACCGCCACCACCATTAGCACCACCACCGCCACCGATGGCTCCCGGACCACCGCCGCCGCCGTGCGCCCCGATGGCGCCGGCAATCGAGCCTCACAAGATCGAAATGGTGAAGAAGAACGTGCCTCAACCCTCGAACCCGTTGAAATCGTTCAACTGGAGTAAGATTCCGGACGTCAAGTTGAACGGTACCATTTGGAGCGAACTGGATGACACCAAGCTGTACAATGCCATGGAGTTGGAGTGCATTGATAAGTTGTTCTGTGCATATCAAAAGAGCGGAGTTGCG AATGAGGGTTCAATCGAGGACCTGAGCAAGCTCGGCAAAAATCGCAGTAAAGTTCTCTCTGTAATTGACGGCAGACGAGCCCAAAACTGCACCATTTTACTGTCCAAATTGAAGATGTCCGATGAAGAAATTACCAAAGCAATCCTCAGCATGGATAGCAAAGAGCAATTACCAATCGATATGGTAGAACAGTTACTAAAATTCACACCTAGTCCCGAAGAAGCTGCTCTTCTAGAAGAACACAGCGACGAAATCGAATCCCTGGCGAGAGCCGACAGATTCTTATACGAAATATCAAA AGTACCTCATTATGAACAACGGTTGAGGAGCTTACATTACAAGAAGCGTTTCCAACTGACCCTTAACGAAATCACGCCACGCATTACCAACGTCATGGAAGCCTCAAGGGAGGTCTCCAGATCACGACGTCTGAGAAGACTTTTGGAAATCGTCTTAGCGCTGGGAAATTACATGAACCGCGGCGCCAGAGGAAACGCTTCCGGCTTCCGACTGACTTCTTTGAACAGATTGGCCGACACCAAATCCAGCGCCAACAAAGGAACGACCCTGCTGCATTATCTTATCCAGATTTTGGAAAAGAAGTTCAAGGACATCATGAGACTCGACGAGGATATTCCACACGTCCGCGAGGCTTCTAAAGTATCGTTGGCCGAGCTCAACAAGGATATGGCGCATCTCAGGGCCGGTTTGAGGGACGTCACTAAGGAAATCGAGTTCCACAGAACCCAAAGTCCAACTGCTAACGACAAGTTCGTACCGGTAATGCGCGAGTTCCAGGCAACTGCCACGTGCAGATTGGCCGAGATCGAAGATCTCTACCAAGACATGaag ACGAGATTTGAACGTGCAGCCAGGCTATTCGGGGAGGACGCCACAAACGCCCAACCAGACGAGTTCTTCGGAATCTTCGATGCTTTCCTTGTCTCCTTCATGGAGGCCAAGCAGGATAACGAGAACATGAGGAAGCGCCAGGAGGAGGAAGAGAAACGCGCTAAGCAGGAGGCCGAACTCAAAAAATTGACGTTGGAAAGGAAGCACAGTCGCGAAGGAATTCTGTCCTCCATTAACAAAACTGTTAACTTGAAGAATGGGGAGAGTCCAAAGGGAGAGTTCGATGACTTGATTTCGGCGTTGAGAACTGGAGACGTCTTCGGAGAGGATATGGCCAAATTCAAGAGGTCGAGGAAGAGCAGGGTTACGACTGGAAATTCGCCTCCGAGGAGGAATTCCGTCAACAGGGAGGATAGTAGGGAAAGGGTTGTCACAGCCGGAAGACGACAACAAAAGTAA
- the LOC109598414 gene encoding disheveled-associated activator of morphogenesis 1 isoform X3: MPAVRSKRGWCGCLQDDEPPEITYCVVENTGTLTLQAITPTQPMPSQEELDAKFAELVEELDLTAPNKAAMMSLPPQKKWQIYCSRKGGDDTVDQAHAPEHYIERLQTLATVSLHQFTGFTNNHLYLQLQYPETNVEEEVRSRTKQIDGLKTALRTSTHSFVIKFIDLDGLPALLDCLERMDYFTAQSSIHTSLIGCVKALMNNSTGRAHVLAHPTSINTIAQSLSSENIKTKIAVLEILGAVCLVSGGHKKVLDAMLHYQKYAFERTRFLGIINDLDRSTGVYRDEVNLKTAIMSFVNAVLNYGLGQENLEFRLHLRYEFLMLGIQPVIDKLRGHENETLNRHLDFFEMVRNEDEKELARKFEQEHVDTKSASAMFDLIRRKLSHTAAYPHLLSLLEHCLLIPLDYGSHPQHWLLFDRIVQQIVLQQNEKSTIKDLDVCPININVKEIVHLLAKEEELVAARKKAEELEKENTDMSNRLAKKEQELDQRTQEKEDIESSLSRIKERLEKETAAHIETRQRMSELEYRAAELDRQINCERGERFRLERLVSSGNIPDDAKVIGLKSGVDVNNVDFKPEFVAPPPPPPLAPPPPPMAPGPPPPPCAPMAPAIEPHKIEMVKKNVPQPSNPLKSFNWSKIPDVKLNGTIWSELDDTKLYNAMELECIDKLFCAYQKSGVANEGSIEDLSKLGKNRSKVLSVIDGRRAQNCTILLSKLKMSDEEITKAILSMDSKEQLPIDMVEQLLKFTPSPEEAALLEEHSDEIESLARADRFLYEISKVPHYEQRLRSLHYKKRFQLTLNEITPRITNVMEASREVSRSRRLRRLLEIVLALGNYMNRGARGNASGFRLTSLNRLADTKSSANKGTTLLHYLIQILEKKFKDIMRLDEDIPHVREASKVSLAELNKDMAHLRAGLRDVTKEIEFHRTQSPTANDKFVPVMREFQATATCRLAEIEDLYQDMKTRFERAARLFGEDATNAQPDEFFGIFDAFLVSFMEAKQDNENMRKRQEEEEKRAKQEAELKKLTLERKHSREGILSSINKTVNLKNGESPKGEFDDLISALRTGDVFGEDMAKFKRSRKSRVTTGNSPPRRNSVNREDSRERVVTAGRRQQK; this comes from the exons ATGCCAGCCGTGCGATCAAAGCGCGGTTGGTGCGGCTGTCTTCAA GATGATGAACCACCCGAAATTACTTATTGCGTCGTCGAGAACACCGGAACGCTCACCCTCCAAGCCATCACGCCAACACAACCGATGCCTTCGCAGGAGGAACTCGACGCCAAATTTGCCGAACTTGTG GAGGAACTTGACCTGACAGCACCAAACAAAGCAGCAATGATGAGCCTTCCTCCTCAGAAAAAATGGCAAATCTATTGCTCAAGAAAGGGCGGAGATGACACCGTGGACCAAGCCCATGCTCCAGAACACTACATCGAAAGACTGCAAACCTTAGCAACTGTAAGTCTTCACCAATTCACAGGTTTTACCAATAACCATTTGTATTTGCAGCTCCAGTATCCGGAAACCAACGTGGAGGAAGAAGTCAGAAGTCGGACGAAGCAGATCGACGGACTGAAAACGGCACTAAGAACCTCAACGCACAGTTTCGTCATCAAATTCATTGACCTCGACGGCCTACCCGCACTCCTCGACTGTCTGGAACGCATGGACTACTTCACAGCCCAAAGTTCCATCCACACCAGCCTCATCGGATGCGTCAAAGCTCTGATGAACAACTCT ACTGGAAGAGCTCATGTATTGGCCCACCCGACCAGCATCAACACCATAGCTCAGTCGCTGAGCAGCGAGAACATAAAAACCAAAATCGCCGTCCTGGAAATCCTGGGGGCGGTATGTCTAGTCTCAGGCGGTCACAAGAAAGTATTGGACGCCATGCTCCACTACCAAAAGTACGCCTTCGAACGCACCAGATTCCTGGGCATCATCAACGACCTGGACCGATCCACCGGCGTCTACAGAGACGAGGTCAACCTAAAAACCGCCATCATGTCCTTCGTGAACGCCGTCCTCAACTACGGCCTAGGCCAAGAGAATTTAGAGTTCAGACTGCACCTGCGTTACGAGTTTCTGATGTTGGGCATCCAACCGGTGATCGACAAGTTGCGGGGACACGAGAACGAGACCCTGAACCGTCACTTGGACTTCTTCGAGATGGTACGGAACGAAGATGAAAAAGAGCTGGCCAGGAAATTCGAGCAGGAACACGTGGACACGAAGAGTGCTTCGGCAATGTTCGATTTGATAAGGCGAAAATTGAGTCACACCGCCGCCTATCCGCATTTGCTTTCACTCTTGGAACACTGCCTGCTAATCCCCTTGGATTACGGATCTCATCCTCAACATTGGCTGTTGTTTGACAGGATAGTACAGCAAATCGTTTTGCAACAAAACGAAAAGTCCACCATCAAAGACTTGGATGTCTGTCCTATTAACATCAATGTGAAGGAAATCGTGCACTTGTTGGCCAAAGAGGAGGAACTGGTGGCGGCCAGGAAGAAGGCGGAAGAGTTGGAGAAGGAGAACACGGATATGTCGAATAGGTTGGCGAAGAAAGAGCAGGAACTGGATCAAAGAACGCAGGAGAAGGAAGACATCGAATCCAGTTTATCAAGAATAAAGGAAAGGTTGGAGAAGGAGACTGCTGCCCACATCGAGACAAGACAaag gatGTCCGAACTAGAGTACCGTGCGGCAGAGCTGGACAGACAAATCAACTGCGAAAGGGGCGAACGATTCCGCCTCGAACGTCTCGTCAGCTCGGGCAACATCCCTGACGACGCCAAAGTCATTGGTCTGAAGTCCGGCGTCGACGTGAACAACGTGGACTTCAAACCCGAGTTCGTGGCTCCACCACCGCCACCACCATTAGCACCACCACCGCCACCGATGGCTCCCGGACCACCGCCGCCGCCGTGCGCCCCGATGGCGCCGGCAATCGAGCCTCACAAGATCGAAATGGTGAAGAAGAACGTGCCTCAACCCTCGAACCCGTTGAAATCGTTCAACTGGAGTAAGATTCCGGACGTCAAGTTGAACGGTACCATTTGGAGCGAACTGGATGACACCAAGCTGTACAATGCCATGGAGTTGGAGTGCATTGATAAGTTGTTCTGTGCATATCAAAAGAGCGGAGTTGCG AATGAGGGTTCAATCGAGGACCTGAGCAAGCTCGGCAAAAATCGCAGTAAAGTTCTCTCTGTAATTGACGGCAGACGAGCCCAAAACTGCACCATTTTACTGTCCAAATTGAAGATGTCCGATGAAGAAATTACCAAAGCAATCCTCAGCATGGATAGCAAAGAGCAATTACCAATCGATATGGTAGAACAGTTACTAAAATTCACACCTAGTCCCGAAGAAGCTGCTCTTCTAGAAGAACACAGCGACGAAATCGAATCCCTGGCGAGAGCCGACAGATTCTTATACGAAATATCAAA AGTACCTCATTATGAACAACGGTTGAGGAGCTTACATTACAAGAAGCGTTTCCAACTGACCCTTAACGAAATCACGCCACGCATTACCAACGTCATGGAAGCCTCAAGGGAGGTCTCCAGATCACGACGTCTGAGAAGACTTTTGGAAATCGTCTTAGCGCTGGGAAATTACATGAACCGCGGCGCCAGAGGAAACGCTTCCGGCTTCCGACTGACTTCTTTGAACAGATTGGCCGACACCAAATCCAGCGCCAACAAAGGAACGACCCTGCTGCATTATCTTATCCAGATTTTGGAAAAGAAGTTCAAGGACATCATGAGACTCGACGAGGATATTCCACACGTCCGCGAGGCTTCTAAAGTATCGTTGGCCGAGCTCAACAAGGATATGGCGCATCTCAGGGCCGGTTTGAGGGACGTCACTAAGGAAATCGAGTTCCACAGAACCCAAAGTCCAACTGCTAACGACAAGTTCGTACCGGTAATGCGCGAGTTCCAGGCAACTGCCACGTGCAGATTGGCCGAGATCGAAGATCTCTACCAAGACATGaag ACGAGATTTGAACGTGCAGCCAGGCTATTCGGGGAGGACGCCACAAACGCCCAACCAGACGAGTTCTTCGGAATCTTCGATGCTTTCCTTGTCTCCTTCATGGAGGCCAAGCAGGATAACGAGAACATGAGGAAGCGCCAGGAGGAGGAAGAGAAACGCGCTAAGCAGGAGGCCGAACTCAAAAAATTGACGTTGGAAAGGAAGCACAGTCGCGAAGGAATTCTGTCCTCCATTAACAAAACTGTTAACTTGAAGAATGGGGAGAGTCCAAAGGGAGAGTTCGATGACTTGATTTCGGCGTTGAGAACTGGAGACGTCTTCGGAGAGGATATGGCCAAATTCAAGAGGTCGAGGAAGAGCAGGGTTACGACTGGAAATTCGCCTCCGAGGAGGAATTCCGTCAACAGGGAGGATAGTAGGGAAAGGGTTGTCACAGCCGGAAGACGACAACAAAAGTAA